One window of Paenibacillus sp. FSL K6-3182 genomic DNA carries:
- a CDS encoding LysM peptidoglycan-binding domain-containing protein has translation MSDQTNGLRFDVYERVHLPDDVAAIDELEEIELVPRIQVIDQGDHAVLRGQLLLSGVYRSQTDSENSLTLEHWIPVEITLPMNRISRLDDISIEIDNFDVDLLSARTLNITGVLSLRGISAQPIQEPEDIWREEPFTVIHQREVYDERAVEAFNGQNAAIEQSYIAEELELAAQEEISNEQIAGASDEPEEATVTISSSSSGGGWSSSQLFASPAPQEEDVESQEDEREISLSSQQTSNEGWLATSSPFANDSAVIPLVEAASEQVLAEEREELVQIDAPIAQIAQIAPVAEAFPQQQSPVPEQEKQEPRIAITNKQPQEGSGLAGDVGILTLLQTSRREQAARQAAEQVVAQQRADEEARVQASGDEIEWKNLFLGKRSEDKEFKKIRMCIVQRDETLDVIATRYSMNPREIVMYNRLDDSSVSEGQLLYIP, from the coding sequence GTGTCGGATCAAACGAACGGATTACGTTTTGATGTGTATGAGCGCGTCCACTTGCCCGATGATGTTGCGGCAATTGACGAGTTGGAGGAAATTGAGCTTGTTCCTCGTATTCAAGTTATCGATCAAGGGGACCATGCCGTGCTTAGAGGGCAGCTTCTGCTTAGCGGGGTATATAGGAGTCAAACTGATTCCGAAAACTCCCTGACGCTGGAGCACTGGATACCGGTCGAAATAACGCTGCCAATGAACCGAATATCACGGCTGGATGATATTTCGATTGAAATTGACAATTTTGACGTCGATCTTTTGTCTGCTCGCACATTAAACATTACAGGTGTTCTTTCTTTGCGTGGTATTTCTGCTCAGCCTATTCAGGAGCCGGAGGACATTTGGCGAGAAGAACCTTTTACTGTCATTCATCAACGGGAAGTTTATGATGAACGAGCCGTGGAAGCTTTTAATGGTCAAAATGCCGCTATTGAACAATCGTACATAGCGGAAGAACTTGAGCTTGCTGCGCAAGAGGAGATTTCAAACGAGCAAATAGCCGGTGCATCGGATGAGCCTGAGGAAGCAACCGTAACAATCTCTTCCTCATCTTCAGGTGGAGGCTGGTCATCTTCGCAGTTATTCGCATCTCCTGCTCCGCAGGAAGAGGATGTGGAGAGCCAAGAAGATGAGAGAGAAATTTCACTATCTTCTCAGCAAACAAGCAACGAGGGCTGGTTAGCAACATCCTCGCCGTTTGCAAATGATTCCGCAGTGATTCCACTAGTTGAAGCAGCAAGCGAGCAAGTACTGGCGGAGGAACGTGAAGAGCTGGTACAAATCGATGCTCCAATAGCTCAAATAGCTCAAATAGCTCCAGTAGCAGAGGCTTTCCCGCAGCAGCAGAGTCCTGTTCCAGAGCAGGAAAAGCAGGAGCCGCGTATCGCAATTACAAACAAGCAGCCGCAAGAGGGTTCTGGTTTGGCAGGAGATGTCGGCATTCTCACGCTGCTTCAGACGAGTCGGCGTGAACAAGCAGCACGTCAGGCGGCAGAACAGGTAGTCGCTCAGCAACGGGCAGATGAGGAAGCGAGAGTACAGGCTTCCGGCGATGAGATTGAGTGGAAAAACTTATTTCTGGGCAAACGCTCGGAAGATAAGGAATTTAAGAAAATTCGGATGTGTATTGTGCAGCGGGACGAGACGCTTGATGTCATCGCTACACGCTATAGCATGAATCCGAGGGAAATTGTAATGTATAACCGATTGGACGACTCAAGTGTGTCGGAAGGACAGCTGTTATACATTCCATAG
- a CDS encoding RluA family pseudouridine synthase: MIDGQMKRNGQWLELDWLALGAASSDTINPESEKDPAATPELAQPRAGSHPHLVRQWLLARSFFPQKWINRLFSIGGIQWNGEHLQLLAFPPVDPRSDASYRHLRRDTKLNMPDVLYEDDFCIVFDKPAGMAVHGSSPGQSGTLDEAAAWHLLSQGDPLNIRHIHRLDDDTSGPVLYAKNDLAQWKLDEAMRAKAIDRQYMAVVQGRMSKLSGTINMPIGKDRHQPARRRVSENGDLAISHYEVVAANSRSSLIRVKLETGRTHQIRVHLSHIGHPLLGDGLYGGSTAQLKHQALHGEKLVFPHPLTDSLIEAASPWPQWLMQLSEEMEFRSK, translated from the coding sequence ATGATTGATGGTCAGATGAAGAGGAATGGACAATGGCTGGAGTTAGACTGGCTTGCTCTTGGCGCTGCGTCCTCTGATACCATTAATCCTGAATCGGAAAAGGATCCGGCAGCAACGCCGGAGCTTGCGCAGCCGCGGGCTGGCAGTCATCCGCACCTTGTGCGTCAGTGGCTGCTGGCCCGTTCCTTTTTTCCGCAGAAGTGGATTAATCGGTTGTTTTCAATTGGAGGCATTCAGTGGAACGGGGAGCATCTGCAGCTGCTTGCTTTCCCGCCAGTAGATCCGCGCAGTGATGCTTCATATCGTCACCTGCGCAGGGATACTAAACTAAATATGCCAGATGTGTTATATGAAGACGATTTCTGCATCGTATTTGACAAGCCAGCTGGCATGGCAGTGCATGGATCATCTCCCGGTCAAAGCGGAACGCTGGATGAGGCGGCGGCATGGCATCTTTTGAGCCAAGGCGATCCGCTGAATATACGTCATATCCACAGGCTGGATGATGATACGTCTGGTCCCGTTTTATATGCAAAAAATGATTTGGCCCAGTGGAAGCTTGATGAGGCGATGAGAGCGAAAGCGATAGACAGACAATATATGGCTGTCGTTCAAGGCCGAATGTCAAAGCTTTCGGGTACGATTAATATGCCAATAGGGAAGGATCGACATCAACCGGCAAGGCGCAGAGTTTCAGAAAACGGCGATCTAGCAATTAGCCATTACGAGGTTGTGGCAGCAAATTCTCGATCGTCACTAATACGTGTAAAGCTTGAGACAGGACGAACGCATCAAATTCGGGTTCACTTAAGTCATATTGGACATCCGCTGCTTGGAGACGGTCTGTATGGAGGTAGCACAGCACAGTTGAAGCATCAAGCGCTGCATGGGGAAAAGCTTGTTTTTCCTCATCCTCTGACCGACTCGCTAATAGAAGCAGCCTCGCCTTGGCCGCAATGGCTGATGCAGCTTTCAGAAGAGATGGAGTTCCGTTCAAAATGA
- the cobA gene encoding uroporphyrinogen-III C-methyltransferase: MDKGKVYLVGAGPGDPKLITVRGLQCLEECEVVVYDRLASPRLLRYVKPGAERIYVGKLPDRHTMKQEEINQLLVDLALEGKIVTRLKGGDPTIFGRVGEEAELLYDNGIEFEIVPGITSAIAVPAYAGIPVTHRDMASSLSIITGHESPDKLDRSIHWDKVTNATGTLIFLMGVAKIGYISDQLMKHGKPPQTPVALIRWGTRVEQRTIVGTLETIEGIVKAANFQPPAVIVVGDVVLQREKLKWYENKPLFGLRILVTRARAQASELAEQIETLGGEPCEFPVIETIEPTDPVVVANLKEQLEQAEQYEWLMFTSVNGVEYFFEWLRKFNIDIRRFFGARIAAVGPKTAEALAKRGLVVDELPVKFHAEGLLDKLAPQLKAGERVLLPRGDLAREVLPRELKAMGLVPTEIDVYETVIVDEQDELALEWIREKEIHMITFTSSSTVTNLLEVLRRKGISDPVQLLSDIPIASIGPLTTKTALEAGLKVAIEPEDSTLDSMLKAIVDYQQKQLAKLVEEEY; the protein is encoded by the coding sequence TTGGACAAGGGGAAGGTATATTTAGTTGGCGCCGGACCGGGAGATCCGAAGCTGATTACGGTGCGCGGACTGCAATGCTTGGAGGAATGTGAGGTTGTCGTTTACGATCGCTTGGCAAGCCCGAGATTGCTCCGGTACGTGAAGCCGGGAGCGGAGAGAATTTACGTCGGCAAGCTGCCAGACCGTCATACGATGAAGCAGGAGGAAATCAACCAGCTTCTTGTCGATTTGGCGCTGGAAGGCAAGATCGTTACTCGTCTGAAAGGCGGAGATCCTACGATTTTTGGACGAGTTGGAGAAGAAGCCGAGCTTCTTTATGATAACGGAATCGAGTTCGAAATCGTGCCAGGCATTACCTCGGCAATCGCAGTTCCCGCTTACGCAGGCATTCCAGTCACACATCGTGATATGGCATCATCCTTGTCCATTATTACGGGTCATGAGAGTCCGGATAAGCTTGACCGCTCCATTCATTGGGATAAAGTAACGAATGCTACGGGAACCCTTATTTTTCTAATGGGTGTCGCCAAAATAGGATATATTTCTGATCAGCTCATGAAGCATGGCAAGCCGCCGCAAACGCCAGTTGCGCTTATTCGCTGGGGAACGAGAGTTGAGCAGCGTACCATTGTTGGCACACTGGAAACCATTGAGGGGATTGTCAAAGCAGCGAATTTTCAGCCGCCTGCCGTCATTGTGGTAGGCGACGTTGTACTGCAGAGAGAGAAGCTGAAGTGGTATGAGAACAAGCCGCTATTTGGCTTGCGTATACTAGTTACACGAGCTAGAGCACAGGCAAGCGAGCTAGCTGAACAGATTGAAACGCTTGGCGGGGAGCCTTGCGAGTTTCCAGTCATTGAAACGATTGAACCAACGGACCCCGTTGTTGTAGCTAACTTGAAGGAACAGTTGGAGCAGGCAGAACAATATGAGTGGCTAATGTTTACGAGCGTAAACGGCGTGGAGTACTTTTTTGAATGGCTGCGTAAATTTAATATCGATATTAGGAGATTTTTTGGTGCGAGAATTGCAGCAGTTGGTCCTAAGACAGCTGAGGCGCTTGCAAAGCGCGGCTTAGTGGTTGATGAGCTGCCTGTAAAGTTCCATGCGGAAGGCTTGCTGGACAAGCTGGCGCCGCAGCTGAAGGCAGGAGAGAGAGTGCTGCTGCCTCGAGGAGATCTTGCACGCGAGGTATTGCCCCGTGAGCTGAAGGCAATGGGACTTGTGCCAACGGAAATCGATGTTTATGAAACGGTCATTGTCGATGAACAGGATGAGCTTGCCCTCGAATGGATTCGCGAAAAAGAAATTCACATGATTACATTCACTAGTTCATCGACGGTGACCAATTTGCTTGAGGTATTGAGACGCAAGGGCATTTCAGATCCAGTACAACTATTATCGGACATTCCCATTGCGAGTATTGGCCCGCTAACAACGAAGACTGCACTAGAAGCAGGCTTGAAGGTTGCTATTGAGCCAGAAGATTCAACGCTGGATAGTATGCTTAAAGCAATCGTTGATTATCAGCAAAAACAACTTGCTAAGCTAGTCGAGGAGGAATACTAA
- the hemB gene encoding porphobilinogen synthase → MSFPTVRNRRLRKTSALRSMVRETVLSVNDFIYPIFVTHGVNIKEEIPSMPGVYHLSMDLLEKEIREVVACGIQSVLLFGLPEYKDALGSSAYDANGIVQQAIKAVKKWAPELVVVADTCLCQFTDHGHCGIVHLHEETGIAEVDNDSSLDLLVQTAVSQAEAGADIIAPSNMMDGFVLAIREGLDDAGFSDVPIMSYSVKFSSAYYGPFRDAAHSAPQFGDRKTYQMDPANVREALREAESDIAEGADMLMVKPALAYLDILRLLKDKYNLPVVAYNVSAEYSMVKAAAANGWIDEQSIVLETLLGMKRAGADLIITYHAKDAARWLKGEG, encoded by the coding sequence ATGAGTTTCCCAACAGTAAGAAATCGCAGATTACGCAAAACGTCTGCTCTTCGGAGCATGGTAAGAGAAACTGTGCTGAGTGTAAATGATTTTATATATCCGATCTTCGTTACGCATGGTGTAAATATAAAAGAAGAAATTCCATCTATGCCGGGTGTATACCACCTGTCGATGGATCTTTTGGAGAAAGAGATTCGTGAAGTGGTTGCTTGCGGCATTCAATCGGTGCTGCTGTTCGGCCTTCCTGAATATAAAGATGCTTTGGGATCTTCGGCTTATGATGCGAACGGTATCGTTCAACAAGCGATAAAAGCAGTGAAGAAGTGGGCTCCGGAGCTTGTTGTTGTCGCGGACACTTGTTTATGCCAATTTACCGACCACGGTCATTGCGGCATCGTACATTTGCATGAGGAGACAGGCATAGCGGAAGTGGATAATGACTCCTCGCTTGATCTGCTCGTACAAACGGCTGTATCGCAAGCGGAAGCAGGAGCAGACATTATCGCACCTTCCAATATGATGGACGGCTTTGTGCTTGCAATTCGTGAAGGATTAGATGATGCTGGCTTTAGTGACGTACCGATTATGTCTTACTCTGTTAAATTTTCTTCGGCTTACTACGGCCCTTTCCGTGATGCCGCACATTCGGCTCCACAATTCGGCGACCGCAAAACATACCAGATGGACCCAGCTAACGTACGCGAGGCGCTTCGTGAAGCAGAGTCAGATATTGCTGAGGGTGCCGATATGCTAATGGTCAAGCCTGCTCTAGCTTACTTGGATATTTTGAGGCTGCTTAAGGATAAATATAATTTACCGGTTGTCGCTTATAACGTGAGCGCCGAATACTCGATGGTGAAAGCCGCTGCAGCTAATGGCTGGATTGATGAGCAATCGATCGTTCTAGAAACCTTGCTAGGCATGAAGCGTGCTGGTGCTGATCTCATTATCACGTACCACGCAAAGGATGCGGCACGTTGGTTGAAGGGAGAGGGGTAA
- a CDS encoding bifunctional precorrin-2 dehydrogenase/sirohydrochlorin ferrochelatase has product MNGLYPIFMQLKGKRCVIIGGGSVAQRKLQGLLAAGADEIWVISPSLTPQLVSLASDGEINWFQREYNDGDLASASLVFAATNDKRLNAEIAAAANRLGILVNAVDDADKGSFISPSIVRRGDLLLAVTASGASPALSQQIKKELEALYGPEYEEITIVLRRFREKVLNSLLDEQERQSVLKLAAEEAATLKRINIDMDEWLQSLLHRIDRGLT; this is encoded by the coding sequence ATGAATGGTTTATATCCAATTTTCATGCAGCTTAAAGGCAAACGCTGCGTTATTATCGGCGGCGGTAGCGTGGCGCAGCGAAAGCTGCAAGGGCTGCTGGCTGCTGGAGCGGATGAAATATGGGTCATCAGCCCGTCATTAACTCCTCAACTCGTGAGTTTGGCTTCCGACGGGGAAATCAACTGGTTCCAGCGAGAATACAATGATGGCGATCTTGCTAGTGCATCGTTAGTGTTTGCGGCAACAAACGATAAACGTTTAAATGCGGAGATTGCGGCCGCCGCTAATCGGCTTGGCATTTTAGTAAACGCGGTGGATGATGCGGACAAAGGCTCGTTTATTTCACCTTCGATTGTCAGGCGTGGAGATTTGCTGCTGGCGGTTACTGCTTCAGGCGCAAGCCCGGCGTTGTCTCAGCAAATAAAGAAAGAGCTTGAAGCGCTTTATGGCCCGGAATACGAAGAAATAACGATAGTATTGCGTCGCTTCCGGGAGAAAGTGCTAAACAGCTTGCTTGATGAACAGGAGAGACAATCCGTGCTGAAGCTTGCGGCCGAAGAGGCAGCGACGCTAAAGCGGATCAATATTGATATGGATGAATGGCTGCAAAGCCTGCTTCATCGGATAGACAGGGGGCTTACATAA
- the hemC gene encoding hydroxymethylbilane synthase, with protein MATTNQGQRIIVVGTRQSALALTQTGQVIDELTRISEKHGFDYKFEVKKIVTKGDRILDVTLSKVGGKGLFVKEIEQALADGVIDLAVHSMKDMPYELPEGLINGAIPRRVDPRDCLITREGGGLSELPLGARVGTSSLRRSCQLKNARPDLQLESIRGNIDSRIRKLETEGFDAVVLAAAGLKRMGWEDRISANIPVDVCLPAVGQGALGIECRENDEQVRELLSLLNDDETEVTVRAERSFLGSLNGGCQVPIGAYCTLGDELPGQSGKHELILTGMVGSPDGATLLKEVMKGIDPEQLGRDVADALIARGADRILAEIGG; from the coding sequence ATGGCAACAACTAACCAAGGACAACGAATTATCGTGGTAGGAACAAGGCAAAGCGCACTTGCGCTTACACAAACGGGACAAGTGATCGATGAACTGACACGCATAAGTGAGAAGCATGGGTTTGATTATAAGTTTGAAGTGAAAAAAATAGTAACAAAAGGTGATCGCATACTTGATGTTACGCTGTCTAAAGTAGGTGGAAAAGGGCTGTTCGTTAAGGAAATCGAACAAGCACTTGCAGACGGTGTAATTGATTTGGCCGTTCACAGCATGAAGGACATGCCTTATGAGCTTCCGGAAGGGTTAATAAATGGAGCGATTCCAAGACGCGTCGATCCGAGAGATTGCCTTATCACTCGTGAAGGCGGCGGATTGTCTGAATTGCCTCTAGGTGCGAGAGTGGGAACGAGCAGCCTGCGTAGATCCTGCCAGCTTAAAAACGCGAGACCTGATCTTCAGCTTGAGTCCATAAGGGGCAATATAGATTCCCGTATTCGCAAATTAGAAACCGAAGGTTTCGATGCGGTTGTGCTTGCTGCAGCTGGTCTGAAACGCATGGGATGGGAAGATCGCATATCTGCGAACATTCCTGTTGATGTATGCTTGCCTGCTGTAGGACAAGGCGCACTTGGCATTGAATGCCGCGAGAATGATGAACAAGTTCGAGAGCTGCTTTCCCTTCTTAACGATGATGAAACCGAGGTTACGGTACGAGCTGAGCGAAGTTTCCTTGGTTCACTGAATGGTGGATGCCAGGTGCCGATAGGCGCATATTGCACATTAGGTGATGAGCTCCCAGGCCAAAGCGGGAAACATGAGCTTATCCTGACGGGCATGGTCGGATCGCCGGACGGAGCAACGCTGCTGAAAGAAGTGATGAAGGGAATTGATCCTGAACAGCTTGGCCGTGATGTTGCAGATGCACTCATTGCACGCGGCGCAGACCGTATTTTAGCTGAAATTGGGGGATGA
- the ccsA gene encoding cytochrome c biogenesis protein CcsA, with the protein METQNFLYDAILYIYALSLLFYFSDFMNASRRAKRMGTGLLIFVWVLQTGYLVTRIVSHLQMTEVSTFEYWLGFSWLLVTISLVISRFIKIDFIVFFVNVVGFAVLALNLYSDPGNGESLKVWETTRELLYIHISLVLLAYAALTIGALFAGMYLFLHNQLKRKRWSNFVRRLPSLDMIERYGDRAVIVGVPLFAMSLAIAVTSILVERRFALLIDWKVLSSFGTLVMYIIYVYQRAMLKRPGLQLARFYIISFGLLLLNLFTNYFSSFH; encoded by the coding sequence ATGGAGACGCAAAACTTTTTATATGATGCGATACTTTATATTTACGCCCTGAGCCTGCTGTTTTATTTCTCCGACTTCATGAATGCAAGTCGGAGAGCGAAACGGATGGGTACAGGGCTGCTTATTTTTGTTTGGGTATTACAGACTGGTTACCTTGTTACTCGCATCGTATCTCATTTGCAAATGACGGAAGTATCAACCTTTGAATACTGGTTAGGCTTTTCTTGGCTTTTAGTTACCATTTCGCTAGTGATCAGTCGATTTATTAAAATTGATTTCATTGTGTTTTTTGTAAATGTTGTTGGTTTTGCGGTGTTGGCGCTTAACCTGTATAGTGACCCTGGAAATGGCGAGTCGCTTAAAGTTTGGGAAACAACAAGAGAGCTATTATATATTCATATCAGTCTCGTTTTGCTTGCGTATGCTGCATTAACCATAGGCGCTTTGTTCGCCGGCATGTATTTGTTTTTGCATAATCAGCTGAAACGAAAGCGCTGGTCAAACTTTGTGCGCAGATTGCCAAGCCTCGATATGATTGAGCGTTATGGAGATCGAGCAGTCATTGTTGGCGTTCCATTGTTTGCAATGTCGCTTGCGATTGCGGTGACGTCTATACTTGTCGAAAGACGGTTTGCGTTGTTGATTGACTGGAAGGTACTGTCTTCTTTTGGAACCTTGGTCATGTACATTATTTATGTGTACCAGAGAGCGATGCTCAAACGTCCCGGATTGCAATTGGCCCGCTTTTATATTATTTCGTTTGGTTTGCTGCTTCTGAATTTGTTTACTAATTATTTCTCCTCCTTTCATTAA
- the hemL gene encoding glutamate-1-semialdehyde 2,1-aminomutase, whose product MSEQSNLRNDARSVEAFERAKKVMPGGVNSPVRAFKSVGLNPVYMERGEGSRIYDIDGNSYIDYVASWGPLIMGHAHPEVIEAIKRTAEKGTSFGAPTELETLMAELVCERVPSVDIVRMVNSGTEATMSAIRLARGYTKRSRILKFEGSYHGHADSLLIKAGSGVATLGLPDSPGVPEHVASHTITVPYNDIESVKLAFEKFGEEIACVIVEPVAGNMGVVPPLPGFLQGLRDITTQYGTVLIFDEVMTGFRVGYNCAQGLYGITPDLTCFGKVIGGGLPVGAYGGKRELMEMIAPSGPIYQAGTLSGNPLAMAAGYATLNLLTPEVYEHMERQAVRLQLGFEANARKHGIANTINRVGSMVCPFFTDTFVINFETAKTSDLERFKAYFAAMLDLGVSIAPSQFEGMFVSGVHTNEDIDATIEAHDIAFSRL is encoded by the coding sequence ATGAGTGAACAATCGAACCTTAGAAATGATGCGCGCTCAGTAGAAGCTTTCGAAAGAGCAAAAAAAGTAATGCCAGGCGGTGTAAACAGCCCGGTTAGAGCATTCAAATCAGTGGGCTTGAACCCTGTCTATATGGAGCGGGGAGAAGGCAGCCGCATTTATGATATCGATGGCAACAGCTATATCGATTATGTAGCATCATGGGGCCCTCTCATTATGGGGCATGCCCATCCTGAAGTGATCGAAGCGATTAAACGTACGGCAGAGAAGGGGACAAGCTTCGGCGCCCCAACAGAGCTTGAAACATTGATGGCTGAGCTTGTTTGCGAGCGAGTGCCTTCAGTTGATATCGTTCGCATGGTTAACTCCGGTACGGAAGCGACGATGAGCGCCATTCGGCTTGCTCGCGGTTATACGAAACGAAGCAGGATTTTGAAATTCGAAGGCTCATATCATGGTCATGCGGATAGCTTGCTCATTAAAGCAGGCTCAGGCGTTGCGACGCTTGGCCTGCCTGACAGCCCGGGTGTACCGGAGCATGTAGCTTCGCATACGATTACGGTACCATACAACGATATTGAATCCGTAAAGCTTGCTTTCGAAAAATTCGGTGAGGAAATTGCTTGTGTCATCGTTGAACCGGTAGCTGGCAACATGGGCGTTGTTCCGCCATTGCCTGGTTTCTTGCAAGGATTACGCGACATTACAACGCAGTACGGTACGGTTCTTATTTTTGACGAGGTAATGACGGGCTTCCGTGTTGGTTATAACTGCGCGCAAGGACTTTACGGTATTACTCCAGACCTTACTTGCTTCGGCAAAGTTATTGGCGGCGGATTGCCAGTCGGCGCATACGGCGGCAAACGGGAGCTTATGGAGATGATTGCACCGAGCGGACCTATCTATCAAGCGGGAACCTTATCAGGCAATCCGCTTGCGATGGCGGCAGGTTATGCAACATTGAATCTGCTAACCCCTGAAGTGTATGAGCATATGGAGCGTCAAGCGGTTAGGCTGCAGCTTGGTTTTGAAGCGAATGCGCGCAAACATGGCATTGCAAATACGATTAACCGTGTTGGATCGATGGTTTGTCCGTTCTTCACGGATACGTTTGTCATCAATTTCGAAACGGCAAAAACATCCGATCTAGAGCGCTTTAAGGCTTATTTTGCGGCGATGCTTGATTTGGGTGTAAGCATTGCTCCTTCACAATTTGAAGGCATGTTTGTTTCCGGGGTTCATACGAATGAGGACATAGATGCGACAATTGAAGCGCATGATATTGCGTTTAGCCGCTTGTAA